One region of Quercus lobata isolate SW786 chromosome 2, ValleyOak3.0 Primary Assembly, whole genome shotgun sequence genomic DNA includes:
- the LOC115975139 gene encoding probable cinnamyl alcohol dehydrogenase 1 isoform X1: MVNQSKMSSLAAKDDCLAWAARDPSGVLSPYNFSRRAVGSDDVSLKITHCGICYADLIWTRNFHGDSKYPVVPGHEIAGIVKEVGSNVHRFKVGDHVGVGTYVNSCRSCEYCNDGQEVHCVKGSVYTFNAVDVDGSITKGGYSSYIVVHERYCFRIPENYPLASAAPLLCAGITVYSPMVCHKMNQPGKSLGVIGLGGLGHMAVKFGKAFGLNVTIFSTSVSKKEEALSLLGANRFVVSSDQEQMKALAKSFDFIIDTASGDHPFDPYMSLLKTAGVLVLVGFPSEVKFSPGSLNIGNKTISGSVTGGTKVTQEMIDFCAAHKIYPNIEVIPIQYANEALERLIKKDVKYRFVIDIENSLK; encoded by the exons ATGGTAAACCAGTCCAAGATGAGCTCCTTGGCTGCAAAAGATGATTGCCTTGCATGGGCAGCAAGAGACCCATCTGGAGTTTTATCACCTTACAACTTCAGCCGCAg GGCTGTTGGCAGTGATGatgtttcattaaaaattacACACTGTGGAATTTGTTATGCTGATTTAATTTGGACCAGGAATTTTCATGGGGATTCAAAGTATCCTGTAGTGCCTGG ACATGAGATAGCAGGAATCGTGAAAGAGGTTGGTTCCAATGTTCACCGCTTCAAAGTTGGTGACCATGTTGGAGTGGGTACCTATGTCAACTCATGTAGAAGTTGTGAGTATTGTAATGATGGACAAGAAGTTCATTGtgtaaaaggatcagtttacaCCTTTAATGCTGTGGACGTGGATGGTAGCATTACCAAAGGAGGATATTCCAGTTACATTGTAGTCCATGAAAG GTACTGCTTCAGGATACCTGAAAACTATCCATTGGCTTCAGCAGCTCCTTTGCTTTGTGCTGGAATTACTGTGTACTCTCCCATGGTGTGTCACAAAATGAACCAACCTGGTAAATCTCTAGGAGTGATTGGGCTTGGAGGTCTTGGTCACATGGCAGTGAAGTTTGGAAAGGCTTTTGGGTTGAACGTAACAATTTTCAGCACTAGCGTATCCAAGAAAGAGGAAGCCCTGAGTTTGCTTGGTGCAAACAGATTTGTAGTCTCATCTGACCAAGAGCAAATGAAG GCCCTGGCTAAGTCATTTGACTTTATAATTGACACAGCATCTGGTGATCACCCATTTGATCCCTACATGTCACTGTTGAAGACTGCTGGTGTTCTAGTCTTGGTGGGGTTCCCAAGTGAAGTCAAATTCAGCCCTGGAAGCCTTAATATAG GTAATAAAACCATTTCTGGTAGCGTAACAGGTGGTACAAAGGTTACTCAAGAAATGATAGACTTCTGTGCTGCTCACAAAATTTACCCAAACATAGAAGTAATTCCAATTCAGTATGCAAATGAAGCTCTTGAGAGACTAATAAAGAAAGATGTGAAGTACCGTTTTGTGATTGATATTGAGAACTCCTTGAAATGA
- the LOC115975139 gene encoding probable cinnamyl alcohol dehydrogenase 1 isoform X2, giving the protein MSSLAAKDDCLAWAARDPSGVLSPYNFSRRAVGSDDVSLKITHCGICYADLIWTRNFHGDSKYPVVPGHEIAGIVKEVGSNVHRFKVGDHVGVGTYVNSCRSCEYCNDGQEVHCVKGSVYTFNAVDVDGSITKGGYSSYIVVHERYCFRIPENYPLASAAPLLCAGITVYSPMVCHKMNQPGKSLGVIGLGGLGHMAVKFGKAFGLNVTIFSTSVSKKEEALSLLGANRFVVSSDQEQMKALAKSFDFIIDTASGDHPFDPYMSLLKTAGVLVLVGFPSEVKFSPGSLNIGNKTISGSVTGGTKVTQEMIDFCAAHKIYPNIEVIPIQYANEALERLIKKDVKYRFVIDIENSLK; this is encoded by the exons ATGAGCTCCTTGGCTGCAAAAGATGATTGCCTTGCATGGGCAGCAAGAGACCCATCTGGAGTTTTATCACCTTACAACTTCAGCCGCAg GGCTGTTGGCAGTGATGatgtttcattaaaaattacACACTGTGGAATTTGTTATGCTGATTTAATTTGGACCAGGAATTTTCATGGGGATTCAAAGTATCCTGTAGTGCCTGG ACATGAGATAGCAGGAATCGTGAAAGAGGTTGGTTCCAATGTTCACCGCTTCAAAGTTGGTGACCATGTTGGAGTGGGTACCTATGTCAACTCATGTAGAAGTTGTGAGTATTGTAATGATGGACAAGAAGTTCATTGtgtaaaaggatcagtttacaCCTTTAATGCTGTGGACGTGGATGGTAGCATTACCAAAGGAGGATATTCCAGTTACATTGTAGTCCATGAAAG GTACTGCTTCAGGATACCTGAAAACTATCCATTGGCTTCAGCAGCTCCTTTGCTTTGTGCTGGAATTACTGTGTACTCTCCCATGGTGTGTCACAAAATGAACCAACCTGGTAAATCTCTAGGAGTGATTGGGCTTGGAGGTCTTGGTCACATGGCAGTGAAGTTTGGAAAGGCTTTTGGGTTGAACGTAACAATTTTCAGCACTAGCGTATCCAAGAAAGAGGAAGCCCTGAGTTTGCTTGGTGCAAACAGATTTGTAGTCTCATCTGACCAAGAGCAAATGAAG GCCCTGGCTAAGTCATTTGACTTTATAATTGACACAGCATCTGGTGATCACCCATTTGATCCCTACATGTCACTGTTGAAGACTGCTGGTGTTCTAGTCTTGGTGGGGTTCCCAAGTGAAGTCAAATTCAGCCCTGGAAGCCTTAATATAG GTAATAAAACCATTTCTGGTAGCGTAACAGGTGGTACAAAGGTTACTCAAGAAATGATAGACTTCTGTGCTGCTCACAAAATTTACCCAAACATAGAAGTAATTCCAATTCAGTATGCAAATGAAGCTCTTGAGAGACTAATAAAGAAAGATGTGAAGTACCGTTTTGTGATTGATATTGAGAACTCCTTGAAATGA
- the LOC115978283 gene encoding probable cinnamyl alcohol dehydrogenase 1, which produces MSSLSAKDDCLAWAARDPSGVLSPYSFSRRAVGSDDVSLKITHCGVCYADLLSTRNLHGNSKYPLVPGHEIAGIVKEVGSNVHRFKVGDHVGVGTYVNSCRSCEYCNDGQEINCAKGPVFTFGRVDTDGSITQGGYSSYIVAHERYCFRIPDNYPLASAAPLLCAGITVYAPMVHHKMNQPGKSLGVIGLGGLGHMAVKFGKAFGLNVTIFSTSVSKEEEALSVLGANRFVVSSDQEQMKALAKSFDFIIDTASGDHPFDPYMSLLKTAGVLALVGFPSEVKFSPASLNIGNKTISGSLVGGTKVTQEMIDFCAAHKIYPNIEVIPVQYANEALERLINKDVKYRFVIDIENSLK; this is translated from the exons ATGAGCTCATTGAGTGCAAAAGATGACTGCCTTGCATGGGCGGCAAGAGACCCATCTGGAGTTTTATCACCTTACAGCTTCAGCCGCAG GGCTGTTGGCAGTGACGatgtttcattaaaaattacACACTGTGGAGTTTGTTATGCTGATTTACTTTCGACCAGGAATTTACATGGGAATTCAAAGTATCCTTTAGTGCCTGG ACATGAGATTGCAGGAATCGTGAAAGAGGTTGGTTCCAATGTTCACCGCTTCAAAGTTGGTGACCATGTTGGAGTGGGTACCTATGTCAACTCATGCAGAAGTTGCGAGTATTGTAATGATGGACAAGAAATTAATTGCGCAAAAGGACCAGTTTTCACCTTTGGTAGGGTGGACACGGATGGTAGTATCACCCAAGGAGGATATTCAAGTTACATTGTTGCCCATGAAAG GTACTGCTTCAGGATACCTGACAACTATCCATTGGCTTCAGCAGCTCCTCTACTTTGTGCTGGAATTACTGTGTACGCTCCCATGGTGCATCACAAAATGAACCAACCTGGTAAATCTCTAGGAGTGATTGGGCTTGGAGGCCTTGGTCACATGGCAGTGAAGTTTGGAAAGGCTTTTGGGTTGAACGTAACAATTTTCAGCACTAGTGTATCCAAGGAAGAGGAAGCCCTGAGTGTGCTTGGTGCGAACAGATTTGTGGTCTCATCTGACCAAGAGCAGATGAAG GCTCTGGCTAAGTCATTTGACTTTATAATTGACACAGCATCTGGTGATCACCCATTTGATCCCTACATGTCACTGTTGAAGACTGCTGGTGTTCTAGCCCTGGTGGGGTTCCCAAGTGAAGTCAAATTCAGTCCTGCAAGCCTTAATATAG GTAATAAAACCATTTCTGGTAGTTTAGTAGGTGGTACAAAGGTGACCCAAGAAATGATTGACTTCTGCGCTGCTCACAAAATATACCCAAACATAGAAGTAATTCCAGTTCAGTATGCAAATGAAGCTCTTGAGAGGCTAATAAATAAAGATGTGAAGTACCGTTTTGTTATTGATATTGAGAACTCCTTGAAATAA